Proteins encoded in a region of the Sesamum indicum cultivar Zhongzhi No. 13 unplaced genomic scaffold, S_indicum_v1.0 scaffold00190, whole genome shotgun sequence genome:
- the LOC105179689 gene encoding cytochrome P450 77A2-like, with product MASSPFSIPTSNTFLSVSPMDSLSSSPLSPYYHLIFTAFAFLISALIFVFSRKSTAKKLNLPPGPPGPPVVGNLFQVARSGKPFFQYVRELLPKYGPILTLKMGTRTMIIISSAELAYEALIEKGPIFASRPRENPTRTIFSCNKFTVNAAVYGPVWRSLRRNMVQNMLSTARVREFRRAREVAMDKLIDRLKAEAAANDGLVWVLKNARFAVFCILLAMCFGVEMDEEMIEKVDQMMKTVLIVLDPRLDDYLPLLSPFFSKQRKRVQEVRKEQIETLVPLIEKRRNAIQNPGSDKTAASFSYLDTLFDLKIEGRKSAPSNPEIVTLCSEFLNGGTDTTATAIEWAVARMIENPEIQTRLYDEIRSTVGEKRVDEKDVEKMPYLNAVVKELLRKHPPTYFSLTHAVTEPAKLAGYDIPTGTNVEFFLPGISDDPNIWTNPEKFDPDRFFADREDADITGVKGVKMMPFGVGRRICPGLSMATVHVNLMLARMVQEFEWAGYPDKGKVDLSEKLEFTVVMKNSLRAKIKARA from the coding sequence ATGGCTTCATCTCCTTTCTCCATTCCCACATCAAACACctttctctctgtctctcccatggattctctctcttcttctccgCTTTCCCCTTACTATCACCTCATTTTTACTGCATTTGCGTTCCTCATTTCAGCCTTGATCTTCGTCTTCTCCCGCAAATCTACAGCCAAGAAGCTCAATCTGCCGCCGGGGCCTCCCGGGCCGCCGGTGGTCGGCAACCTGTTCCAGGTCGCGCGCTCCGGGAAGCCATTCTTCCAATATGTTCGCGAGCTGCTTCCCAAGTACGGTCCCATTTTGACGCTGAAGATGGGCACGAGAACCATGATTATCATCAGCAGTGCTGAGTTGGCCTACGAGGCTTTGATCGAGAAGGGCCCGATTTTCGCCAGCCGGCCGAGGGAGAACCCGACGCGGACCATCTTCAGCTGCAACAAGTTCACCGTCAATGCCGCCGTCTACGGCCCCGTGTGGCGGTCCTTGCGGCGGAACATGGTGCAGAACATGCTCAGCACCGCCAGGGTCAGGGAGTTCCGCCGGGCGCGGGAGGTGGCGATGGATAAACTTATTGACAGGCTTAAGGCGGAGGCGGCGGCCAACGACGGCCTCGTTTGGGTGCTCAAGAACGCCAGGTTCGCAGTGTTTTGCATACTCTTAGCCATGTGTTTCGGCGTGGAAATGGACGAGGAGATGATTGAAAAAGTGGACCAGATGATGAAAACTGTGCTCATCGTTCTTGATCCGAGATTGGATGATTATCTCCCACTCTTGAGCccatttttctccaaacagAGAAAAAGGGTTCAAGAAGTGAGAAAAGAGCAAATCGAAACCCTCGTCCCTTTGATCGAAAAGCGGCGGAACGCCATACAGAACCCTGGTTCTGACAAAACTGCTGCGTCATTCTCGTACCTGGACACCCTCTTCGACCTCAAAATTGAAGGGAGAAAATCAGCTCCGTCCAACCCGGAGATCGTAACCCTCTGCTCGGAATTCCTCAATGGCGGCACCGACACCACCGCCACCGCCATCGAGTGGGCGGTTGCGAGGATGATCGAGAACCCGGAAATCCAGACCCGACTCTACGATGAGATCCGATCGACAGTCGGCGAGAAACGAGTCGACGAGAAGGACGTAGAGAAGATGCCGTACTTGAACGCCGTCGTAAAGGAGCTCCTACGCAAGCACCCACCAACCTACTTCTCACTGACGCATGCCGTCACTGAGCCCGCGAAGTTGGCGGGTTACGACATCCCGACAGGCACAAACGTCGAGTTTTTCTTGCCGGGTATTTCAGACGACCCGAATATATGGACCAACCCGGAGAAGTTTGACCCGGATCGGTTCTTTGCGGATCGGGAGGACGCGGACATAACGGGTGTGAAGGGAGTGAAGATGATGCCGTTCGGGGTGGGGCGGAGGATCTGCCCCGGGTTGAGCATGGCGACGGTGCATGTGAACTTGATGTTGGCCCGAATGGTGCAGGAATTTGAGTGGGCGGGTTACCCGGATAAGGGGAAAGTGGACCTTAGTGAGAAGCTTGAGTTCACTGTAGTGATGAAGAATAGCCTGAGAGCCAAGATCAAGGCAAGGGCATAG
- the LOC105179690 gene encoding uncharacterized protein LOC105179690, whose protein sequence is MLGLRPPPLSPLDFPLKSKPFPPNPIPPLQNPNFFSISTTLRKSPSPNRKQFRIHAQNGNNENKDGGPPTGNGEEEKVKNGRARLNLRWVDLVLDPDPDNLVAVGLTGLLTWASVQVLWQLFVISAAILIAALKYTIVAVLLIFILITLL, encoded by the coding sequence ATGTTAGGGTTGAGACCCCCCCCACTCTCACCTCTTGATTTCCCCTTAAAATCCAAACCTTTCCCTCCAAATCCAATTCCTCCCCtacaaaaccctaatttcttctcaatttcgaCGACCCTGCGAAAATCTCCATCACCAAACCGGAAACAGTTCCGAATTCATGCGCAAAATGGTAACAACGAGAACAAAGATGGCGGGCCGCCGACGGGGAACGGAGAGGAGGAGAAGGTGAAGAATGGACGGGCGAGATTGAATCTGAGGTGGGTGGATCTGGTGCTGGACCCGGACCCGGATAACTTGGTGGCCGTGGGATTGACGGGGCTCCTGACTTGGGCCAGCGTTCAGGTGTTGTGGCAGCTGTTTGTGATATCGGCGGCCATTCTGATTGCTGCTCTCAAATACACCATTGTTGCTGTTCTTCTCATCTTTATTCTTATTACTCttctttga
- the LOC105179691 gene encoding uncharacterized RNA-binding protein C1827.05c, which yields MGAKAKKKAVMKNLKKASAQFSTSKDATPDFLPLEGGPARDLLKVEDRENKATVLYIGRIPHGFYENEMEAFFKQFGTIKRLRIARNRKTGKSKHFGFIEFESPEVARVVEECMHNYLMYEHLLQVRVVPPAQVHPKLWKGVNRWYQPLDWVQIERKHHDKERTLEQQQKLVAGIMRRDQKRRKRIEAAGIHYECPEIVGCIQPTPKKIKFDEE from the exons ATGGGGGCAAAGGCTAAGAAGAAAGCAGTGATGAAGAATTTGAAGAAGGCCTCAGCTCAATTTTCTACTTCCAAAGATGCGACCCCTGATTTTTTG CCATTGGAGGGCGGCCCTGCCAGGGATCTTCTAAAAGTTGAAGATAGAGAGAATAAAGCAACAGTTCTGTATATTGGGAGAATCCCACATGGGTTTTATGAGAATGAAATGGAAG CTTTTTTTAAACAGTTTGGTACAATTAAGAGACTCAGAATTGCAAGGAATAGGAAG ACAGGAAAGTCGAAGCATTTTGGGTTCATTGAATTTGAGTCTCCTGAG GTCGCAAGAGTTGTTGAAGAATGCATGCATAATTATCTAATGTATGAGCATCTGTTGCAAGTTCGCGTTGTTCCTCCTGCACAAGTTCATCCAAAATT ATGGAAAGGTGTAAACCGATGGTACCAACCCTTGGATTGGGTTCAAATTGAAAGAAAGCATCATGATAAG GAACGAACTCTGGAACAGCAGCAGAAGTTAGTTGCAGGAATAATGCGAAGGGACCAAAAGAGACGAAAGCGGATCGAGGCTGCTGGCATTCATTATGAGTGCCCAGAAATA GTCGGATGTATCCAACCCACTCCAAAGAAGATTAAGTTTGACGAGGAATAG
- the LOC105179692 gene encoding methyltransferase-like protein 13, with the protein MMSLSPSTFETIVPSRYVTFILPDSHHLHIAVLDSPASSAAGAFTAAMWIPPGRESDWIFSTFSGHLQLLLSSPTTEPLSRLILVGNSPSHPQPTSYNSTLHPSYSTALQQNLAPLLSALTPKSAFLGDGERPEVPLLSYEDEVVKSSVLEVCQGPCVGEMLIENVELENDGFKEFRRRLRFKRMPNFVQSQIRIRPKDESCLENLDTMEFELDKGVLVQPYLSPMVAGISVISQFLEGQLWDGFRPKALCLGVGGGALLGFLRAYLDFEVVGVEEDEVVLEVAKRYFGLGSDELIHLFAEDGFKYVKKLAKIESETSRFHVVMVDLDSNDPTMGVCAPPKEFLRKSVLLAARAVLHEEGVLIINAIPSSKLYYERLISKFQDAFEELYEIDVGNGENFVLIATKSKTENALDSNEGAFLSKLKLTVSRSYIDSIRKIPKNVDPAFDK; encoded by the coding sequence ATGATGTCTCTCAGTCCATCCACTTTCGAAACCATAGTTCCCTCCCGCTACGTCACCTTCATACTCCCCGATAGCCACCACCTCCATATCGCCGTCCTCGATTCCCCCGCCTCCTCCGCCGCCGGTGCCTTTACCGCCGCCATGTGGATCCCACCAGGCCGTGAATCCGACTGGATTTTTTCCACTTTCTCCGGCCACCTCCAGCTCCTCCTATCTTCCCCCACCACCGAACCTCTCTCCCGCCTTATCTTAGTTGGGAATTCCCCGTCCCACCCGCAGCCCACTTCCTATAATTCCACACTCCACCCCTCCTATTCAACAGCCCTCCAACAAAATCTGGCGCCTTTGCTATCAGCCCTAACCCCCAAATCAGCATTTCTTGGTGATGGTGAAAGGCCAGAAGTGCCCTTGTTGAGTTATGAAGATGAGGTGGTTAAAAGTTCAGTCTTGGAGGTTTGTCAGGGGCCTTGTGTTGGTGAAATGTTGATAGAAAACGTTGAGTTGGAGAATGATGGCTTTAAGGAGTTTAGGAGGAGGTTGAGGTTCAAGAGAATGCCGAATTTCGTGCAGTCCCAGATCAGGATTCGCCCAAAAGACGAATCTTGCTTGGAAAATTTGGATACTATGGAGTTTGAATTGGATAAGGGAGTGTTGGTTCAACCATATTTGAGTCCGATGGTTGCTGGCATATCAGTGATTAGTCAGTTCTTGGAGGGGCAATTGTGGGACGGGTTTAGGCCGAAAGCTTTGTGTTTGGGCGTCGGCGGAGGGGCTTTGCTTGGATTCTTGAGGGCTTATTTGGATTTTGAAGTTGTGGGAGTGGAAGAAGATGAGGTTGTGTTGGAAGTCGCCAAGAGATACTTTGGGCTGGGAAGTGATGAGTTAATTCATCTCTTTGCTGAAGATGGGTTTAAGTATGTTAAAAAGCTTGCAAAGATTGAAAGTGAGACGAGTAGGTTTCATGTTGTTATGGTTGATTTGGATTCAAATGATCCAACAATGGGTGTTTGTGCACCACCAAAGGAGTTTCTTAGGAAGTCTGTTCTTCTAGCAGCAAGAGCTGTTCTTCATGAGGAGGGAGTTCTCATTATTAATGCAATTCCTTCTAGCAAGTTATATTATGAAAGGTTGATTAGCAAGTTTCAAGATGCTTTTGAGGAGTTGTATGAGATTGATGTTGGAAATGGGGAgaattttgttcttattgcaacaaaatcaaaaactgaaaatgctTTAGACTCCAATGAGGGTGCCTTTCTGAGTAAGTTGAAATTGACTGTTTCAAGATCTTATATAGATTCCATAAGAAAAATCCCAAAGAATGTTGATCCTGCATTCGACAAATAG